GCCTAGTTGATTGGTCAAGCTCAGTGTTTCGACTCAAATGAGAAGAATGGACATGGAAGCACAGAGGTTTTCATGTGAAGGAGCAATTTCGTTCCTTTGCAGATTTTGATCCGAAGTCACCACTCTTTCTTCTCCCCCACCGGTCCTGATCTTAGCTCCTCGGCTAGGTACCTACCATTTTTTCCTTCTTGGCCTCTCATTAGAAGCAAAACTCCAGAAGAGCACTAAAGCACTTCCGTCTGGCGTTGACACTATTTAGGTTTAGGCTTGCCCTTGAAATGGTATATATACCAAGAGGGAGTTGTTTTTGATCTTTTATGTGCAGAGCCAGAGATCGAGACTATGGAATTTAAGGGTGCATTTCAGAGGGTATCCAGGAAACATATTGATCCCTTGCGAGATGTGAAGAGCAAGGCCGATCGCGAGTTCGGTTATATGTTCGGAAGAAGAAACTTCACGTCACGACCATGTAGAGGGTAGTTATTCACTTATTTGAGCCTGATATCAAGCTGGTTCGTATACAAGGTATTGAACTGGAGATTCCATTTTCTTGGGTGGCAAACAACTTAATCCACTCTGAGCACTTTCTTCATATCTGTGTGTATAAGAAAGTACCAAGTTAATAGTAATAGCTATGCCTTACGGTCTTAATCAACTTAATCAAAATGATATATCGACGTAATCTATCAAATACGTTCAATACATGCATTTAACTGACATTAACATGTATCGCACTCATAGTACTTCTTTATACGTACGGAGAGGCCATTCCGGTCTTACTAGATGCAACAGAGCTGGCCGTATACACCCAATAGAGTGAGTGAGGCTGACAACATATGCTAGCTATATCTTTGTAGATTCAAATTAATCAAACTAATGTAATCATAGAGAGAAAAAAGAGTAACATTTGTTGAAACAACAACATGGGTGCAGTCTGGCATTTCAGTATTATGACCTTCTCCGAGACCCCTTGAACTGTGAAAAGAAACAATTGAATAATTGCAATTGGGCACCAGACAGAGAGGCATTGACAGTCCCACCTCCCTTACTTCAACCTCAAACCCTTAGCTGCCATGTTCTACTGAATCAGTGACTTACCTTCTTccatctctatatatacacactaTCTTACACCATTCTCTCTCGCTACTCTTGCATCAAGCATTTCACATACTTGACATCTTCTTCTTATCCCTCTTCTCAATTAGTAAAATGGGAGCCTTGTCGAAAACGCTGACGGCTTCACTGGTGCTCTGTTGCGTGCTTCTTCTCCTCGCCGAAGTAGATCACCATACCGTCATGGACCTCACTCATGGAGCAGCTCCCAACCCCTTACCCCCGGCCATAGGTACTTACAAGTTTATATTGCTTGATTGATCTCTTTTCATGCTAGCTAGCTTTAAATGTACGTACGCATGACTATAGATTATGCGTAACCCTAAACGTATATGTGAATTAATAATGCAGATTGTGGAGTGGCTTGTGATGGAAGGTGCAAACTATCGTCGCGGCCGCGCCTGTGTAAAAGGGCCTGTGGAAGTTGCTGTAACAGGTGCAACTGTGTTCCTCCGGGCACTGCTGGTAACTTGGATGCTTGCCCTTGCTATGCTAATCTCACCACCCACAACCAAACCCGCAAATGCCCTTAATTATTCCATTTTGTTGTCAATTAATTTaagtacatgcatatatatgcttGCTCAGAGATGGTAGCATTTGCTGTCAGCTTGATCaatcatatatattgttgtcTTCCACCAGAATAAAGTTGATCATCGATCATGTCAAAAACTTGTACCTGAATCATTATTTGAGATATAATGTTGTAGGCCTCCATATGTAATTACGTATGTTTCTGCCATGAGTTTCAATACTTGTAATGAAGCATTTTTATGTCAAtaagttcttcttcttcttcaaaatgGATCACCATGAAAGAATAATTTAGCCATAGCATACGTACAAACCTACTAGTTTCTTAATCGATTTTCCCCAATCCCACTTTCGATCGATTCTGTTGTGCATATATGAGAGTAGTAAGATTCTTccaaaattaaatttaatcaCAGTACGACAGGGTTCAAACTAAGCTCGATCCAGCATAGCTGTATCGAAGaatcttgtttttctttcgatgtatattatatttttgaacAAAAAATAGAGTAGATCTAGTGTGTGAATCAAAAA
This genomic interval from Argentina anserina chromosome 1, drPotAnse1.1, whole genome shotgun sequence contains the following:
- the LOC126795628 gene encoding gibberellin-regulated protein 1-like; translated protein: MGALSKTLTASLVLCCVLLLLAEVDHHTVMDLTHGAAPNPLPPAIDCGVACDGRCKLSSRPRLCKRACGSCCNRCNCVPPGTAGNLDACPCYANLTTHNQTRKCP